The genome window GGGCTACCAGCGCGCCGGTGAGGACGGTCAGGTTCGGTTGGTGCAGCCGTGGTCGGACATAGGAATCGTAAACGGATTCGCGCCTGCCCTGGTTGATGCGTAGATCGGTGATCGCGGCCCCGCCGGGGCCTTCCATCATCGCTCCGTTGGGACTGTCATATCGGGGGATACCCAAACGACTGGCCGCTTCCAGGGTTGCCCAGGCGAGGGGTTGAGGCGAGTCCGGCTGCTCGACATGCACGGGGCCACCTGAACCACGCCGTGCGGCATCCGGGCTGCCGTGCCAGTTTTCGATCCTGCGGTAGTAATCCAGCACCGAATCGTATCCCCAGGCGCAGTCGCCGGACTCGGCGGCGAAGTGATCCCAGTCCGATCGATGCCCGCGTGCCCAGACCATCACGTTGATGCTGGAGCCACCTCCAAGTCCCTTGCCCATGTTCAAGGAAAGACGACGCCCGTTGAGGTGCGGATTGGGTTGTCCTGCGAATGCCCAGTCGCGCTCTGAACCGAGGTTCAGCGGCCACTGCGCAGGCTCTGCAACTTCGGGGCCGGCGTATTCGTTGCCGGCTTCAATCAACAACACGCGTGCGTTGTCCTGTTGGGCAAGGCGGGCCGCAACCACGCAGCCCGCCGTACCCGCACCACACACGATGAAGTCGTAGTTCCGATCACGCCGATGATTCATGTGTCCGTCCATATCGATGCAGCGGTTGGGCTCAGGGTTATCGGGGGTGTCGTGCCGCAGCGATCACTGCTCGCCGACGCTTTTCACGGCCTCTAGAATCACCTTGGCCACTTCGGCCGGCTGCGACTGCTGGGGCACGTGGCTGGTGTGCACCTGCGCCAGGGTGGCGCCGATACGCTTGGCGGCGGAACGCTGGACATCGGGATGGATCATCCGGTCCTCGGTGGCGAGCAGATACCAGGACGGTTTGGTCTTCCAGGCGGAGACGGTCGTTTTGTCCTCGAACGCGGATGCCTTGATGGGGCCTTGCGTCGCGGTCATCACGGCGGTCTGCGCCGCTGGAAGATCCTGGGCGAAGTCCTTGGCCATGCCTTCCGGGGTCAAGTAGAGGAAACCGTTGCCGTCAGCTTTGATCTGACTGATGCCCGGGGGCGTGGGCGCGCCTTTGCCTTGTTCGCCGCTGGTTTGACCGGCATCGGGAGCGAAGGCGGCGACGTACACCAGGGCACGGACTTTCTTGTCGCTGCCGGCCTGGGTAATCACGGTGCCGCCCCAGGAATGACCGACCAGCACGACCGGGCCCGGCTGATTGTCCAGCGTTCTTTGCGTGGC of Pseudomonas fluorescens contains these proteins:
- a CDS encoding alpha/beta hydrolase, producing MKTFRSKAVTVAFALASTLAAGISQAQDTTPSVVIVHGAFADGSDWAKVVPLLQAKGVAVSVVQNPLTSLADDVAATQRTLDNQPGPVVLVGHSWGGTVITQAGSDKKVRALVYVAAFAPDAGQTSGEQGKGAPTPPGISQIKADGNGFLYLTPEGMAKDFAQDLPAAQTAVMTATQGPIKASAFEDKTTVSAWKTKPSWYLLATEDRMIHPDVQRSAAKRIGATLAQVHTSHVPQQSQPAEVAKVILEAVKSVGEQ